The Triticum aestivum cultivar Chinese Spring chromosome 7B, IWGSC CS RefSeq v2.1, whole genome shotgun sequence genome window below encodes:
- the LOC123162142 gene encoding non-specific lipid-transfer protein: MAMRPLVVLALAVALAGVALGGGAAEGAGECGRASPDRMALRMAPCISAADEPDSAPSSSCCSAVHTIGKSPSCLCAVMLSGTAKMAGIRPEVAITIPKRCNIADRPVGYKCGDYTLP, translated from the exons ATGGCAATGAGGCCGCTCGTCGTGCTCGCCCTGGCCGTGGCGCTGGCCGGCGTGGCGCTGGGAGGGGGCGCGGCCGAGGGGGCCGGCGAGTGCGGGAGGGCCTCCCCCGACCGGATGGCCCTGCGCATGGCCCCGTGCATCTCGGCGGCGGACGAGCCGGACTCGGCGCCCTCCAGCAGCTGCTGCTCGGCGGTGCACACCATCGGCAAGAGCCCCAGCTGCCTGTGCGCCGTCATGCTGTCCGGCACCGCCAAGATGGCCGGGATCAGGCCCGAGGTCGCCATCACCATCCCCAAGCGCTGCAACATCGCCGACCGTCCCGTCGGCTACAAGTGCGGAG ATTACACGCTGCCTTGA